GCGTCTTTCGGTTGGAATTCAATGCACGGCATCTGTTTGACCAAAGTAATGAAAAACGGAATGCTTTACATTCACAAGAATTTTATGCGCGAAACGACCTTTTCGGATAAAAGGAATTTTAATATCAAACGAAATTACCACGCGGCTATTCACGAAAATTTTGGCATCGATAAGCAAATAGTCGAGCAGGCGCAAGCGGCTTTACATGATAATCTCGAACGGAAAAAAGAGTTGGGACTTTGGGTGCCGAAAAAATCAGTCCTTAAAGAGATAGTTAGAGACGCAAACAGCCTGCCTTGAGAAAAGACAAAAGCGCTGATGCAAGATCGCAAATCCTAAATCATATATCGTATATCAGATTTCTGACCTCGAAAATATACGATTTACGATATGCGATTTACGATTTTTAATAAGAGGCTCTCCACTTCTCAAATCGTCTGGCGTCAAATTCAGCTTGCACTGAATGAAAGCAATGAGCTTGGTTCGATTTTTGTGAAAAAATTCATTCATCATTGGAGAAATATAATGGAAACTGCAATTAACGAAATTAAACTTAAAAAATTGTTAAAGGAGGCAGTTGAAGAGGTTTTGGTAGAAAACAAAGAATTGTTTTCTGATTTAATCTTCGAAGCTGTGGAAGACATTGCATTGATTAAAGCTATTAAAGAAGGTGAAAATTCCCAAGCTGTGGACAGAGAAGAAATATTTAAAATCTTGAATGTGCAAAAGTGAAGCCAACCGAACCGGAACCTGTTAAGCTGTTTGTCGGTATTTTGTACACTGATGAGTCGCTTTTAGAAAAAGCCATAACTTTAGTTGTCAAAAAATTTGGAGAAACCGATTTTGAAAGTCCCGTGTTTGAATTTACGAGTTCGGATTATTATAAAGCAGAAATGGGGTGGCCGATATTTAGGGAGTTTGTGTCATTTCACAATCTAATCAATCCAATAGAGCTGGCGAAAATCAAAATCGAAACCAACAAAATTGAAGATGAATTAACAGAAAAAAACATGCGCAAAGTCAACCTTGACCCCGGGTATATGGACACTAACAAAGTGGTTCTGGCATCCGCAAAATTTAACGCCCAAAAAATCTACCTCGACCACGGAATCTACGCCGACCCGACTCTCTGGTATGAAAAAGGTAAATTCGAACCATACCCGTTTGCTTTCCCGGATTTTAAAACCAGAGTTTATGAAAAGACATTTATAGATATCAGAGCTTTGTACAAAGCGCAGGCCCGAAAATTGAATTAACCTGTAACGCGAATGTCCTCATTTGCGAGGACTCTCAATCGAGACGATTGAGTTACATCACTTAACCGGAAGGAGGAAAAATGGATAGGAAAAAATTCATTCTCGGCTCCCTGGGGGCAGCCATAACATCATTTCTGTTAGGCGCACTCTGGCACCCGCTCTTAATGGGCGACTTTTACACCGCTCATATGGCTACAATATTACGAGCAGAGCCAAGCATACCTTTTATTGGGCTTGGTTATCTTGTGCTTGGCATGCTGATGGCGTACACCTATCCATTAGGTTACAAGGGTGGTTCAGCGGTCAAAGAAGGCTTTAGATTTGGTGCGCTCATCGGCTTAATCTGGATTCTGCCATTGTCGCTCATGCTGCACGGCACCATTAACATTTCCTTAGTTGTGGTTCTTGTGGATGCT
The genomic region above belongs to candidate division KSB1 bacterium and contains:
- a CDS encoding DUF4416 family protein → MKPTEPEPVKLFVGILYTDESLLEKAITLVVKKFGETDFESPVFEFTSSDYYKAEMGWPIFREFVSFHNLINPIELAKIKIETNKIEDELTEKNMRKVNLDPGYMDTNKVVLASAKFNAQKIYLDHGIYADPTLWYEKGKFEPYPFAFPDFKTRVYEKTFIDIRALYKAQARKLN
- a CDS encoding DUF1761 domain-containing protein codes for the protein MDRKKFILGSLGAAITSFLLGALWHPLLMGDFYTAHMATILRAEPSIPFIGLGYLVLGMLMAYTYPLGYKGGSAVKEGFRFGALIGLIWILPLSLMLHGTINISLVVVLVDAGWHIVQEGLAGIVLAMIYGTAAASSE